In Chitinophaga sp. HK235, a single window of DNA contains:
- a CDS encoding BON domain-containing protein yields MNRKSLTLALLMLMGVFFFACKPSDSKIQKAVNEKLSTIPGITAEVKGGVVTLSGEVTDDAAKAAAEEALKGVAGVKTVTNNIMVKAPEQAPAAPVTINPDDVLKKTLDSAYAAAGFSTVTVAVANGEVTLNGEAKKSDLRKIIQTAQESKPKKVNNNLKLK; encoded by the coding sequence ATGAATAGAAAATCCTTAACACTCGCCCTTTTAATGTTGATGGGCGTATTCTTCTTTGCCTGTAAACCTTCAGACTCCAAGATCCAAAAGGCAGTTAATGAAAAACTGAGTACTATTCCGGGTATTACTGCGGAAGTGAAAGGTGGCGTGGTGACGCTCAGCGGTGAAGTAACCGATGATGCTGCCAAAGCTGCTGCCGAAGAAGCTTTAAAAGGTGTTGCTGGTGTGAAAACTGTTACCAACAACATCATGGTGAAAGCACCAGAGCAAGCCCCAGCTGCACCCGTGACCATCAACCCCGACGATGTGTTAAAGAAAACCCTTGACTCTGCCTATGCTGCAGCCGGATTCTCCACTGTGACCGTTGCTGTTGCCAATGGCGAAGTAACGCTGAATGGCGAAGCCAAAAAGAGCGACCTGCGCAAAATCATACAGACTGCACAGGAATCAAAACCCAAGAAAGTTAACAACAACCTTAAATTGAAATAA
- a CDS encoding rhodanese-like domain-containing protein encodes MFVKQLYTNCLSEAAYFIESGGVAVVIDPLRDIDVYVDLARERNATIKYIFETHFHADFVSGHLELAKATGAQIVFGPDAETGFDAYVAKDNEEFAIGDITIKVLHTPGHTLESTCYLLIDENKAPYAVFTGDTLFVGDVGRPDLFSGNLTKEELAAHLFDSLNNRIKTLPDNVIVYPAHGPGSACGKNLGPNTYSTIGEEKNTNYALLATDKAQFISEVTSGLTTPPSYFPINAKINKEGYDALQAVMAKAMQPLTPAALKAKGDAGVLILDTRPAAEFGNGFVPGSISIGLEGRFAEWAGSLLPFDQEIILVTTPGKEEETVVRMARVGFENVNGYLEGGYPAWEAAGEEKDMIITVEADELAMDMPHDENLVVVDVRKPAEYANGHIKGAINLSLGDMMDPLNLTDLDEHLNLYVHCQGGYRSIIACSILKREGIHNLRNVDGGFAKMKDEKGLEVVQEKNVLN; translated from the coding sequence ATGTTCGTTAAACAATTGTACACCAACTGCCTGTCAGAAGCCGCCTACTTTATAGAATCCGGAGGAGTGGCCGTAGTGATAGACCCGTTAAGAGATATTGACGTATACGTAGACCTCGCCCGGGAGCGCAATGCAACGATTAAATATATTTTTGAGACTCATTTCCACGCAGATTTTGTGTCGGGCCACCTCGAACTGGCCAAGGCTACCGGCGCACAGATTGTATTCGGACCGGATGCAGAAACCGGTTTTGATGCCTATGTAGCCAAAGACAACGAAGAATTTGCCATCGGTGACATTACCATCAAAGTATTACACACACCCGGCCATACACTGGAATCTACCTGCTACCTGCTGATCGATGAAAACAAAGCGCCTTATGCTGTTTTCACCGGCGATACATTATTTGTGGGGGATGTAGGCCGTCCGGACCTGTTCAGCGGTAACCTCACCAAAGAAGAGCTGGCTGCTCATCTGTTTGATTCACTCAACAACAGGATCAAAACACTGCCGGATAATGTAATCGTATATCCTGCACATGGTCCTGGTTCTGCCTGTGGTAAAAACCTGGGCCCGAATACCTACAGCACCATTGGTGAAGAAAAAAATACCAACTATGCCTTACTGGCTACCGATAAAGCACAATTCATCAGTGAAGTAACCAGCGGTCTTACTACACCGCCATCCTACTTCCCGATCAATGCAAAAATCAACAAAGAAGGTTATGATGCCCTGCAGGCTGTAATGGCGAAGGCTATGCAACCGCTCACACCTGCTGCTCTTAAAGCAAAAGGCGATGCCGGTGTGCTGATCCTGGACACCCGTCCTGCTGCTGAATTCGGCAACGGTTTTGTACCTGGCTCCATCAGCATCGGACTCGAAGGCCGTTTCGCAGAATGGGCTGGCAGTCTGTTGCCTTTCGATCAGGAAATCATCCTGGTGACCACACCGGGTAAAGAAGAAGAAACCGTAGTGAGAATGGCTCGTGTAGGCTTCGAAAACGTGAACGGTTACCTGGAAGGTGGTTATCCCGCCTGGGAAGCTGCCGGTGAGGAAAAAGACATGATCATCACCGTTGAAGCAGACGAACTGGCCATGGATATGCCACACGACGAAAACCTGGTAGTGGTGGATGTCCGTAAACCGGCTGAATATGCTAATGGGCACATTAAAGGCGCCATCAACCTGTCTCTCGGTGATATGATGGACCCGCTCAACCTGACAGACCTGGACGAACACCTGAATCTGTATGTACATTGCCAGGGCGGCTACCGTAGTATCATCGCCTGCTCTATCCTCAAAAGGGAAGGCATCCACAACCTGCGTAATGTAGACGGTGGTTTCGCTAAAATGAAAGATGAAAAAGGCCTGGAAGTAGTGCAGGAAAAAAATGTACTGAACTAA
- a CDS encoding helix-turn-helix transcriptional regulator, with product MEKTLLTTSSNTLIISRGNNEKDQIKLDYIAVKKAAMVLRAINHKLRQQMIKLLEDHKKMTVTEIYVKLRLEQSVASQHLAILRRAGIVITERDGKFIHYTINKQRIAEVAKFVEELVG from the coding sequence ATGGAAAAAACATTATTAACTACCTCTTCTAATACTCTTATTATTTCTAGAGGTAACAATGAAAAAGACCAGATCAAATTGGATTACATTGCCGTAAAAAAGGCCGCTATGGTTTTGCGTGCTATCAACCATAAGTTGCGCCAGCAGATGATCAAACTGCTGGAAGATCATAAAAAAATGACTGTGACAGAGATATATGTGAAATTGCGTCTGGAACAATCGGTAGCATCGCAGCATCTGGCTATATTAAGGCGGGCTGGTATTGTAATTACAGAAAGAGATGGTAAGTTTATCCACTACACCATCAACAAACAGCGTATTGCTGAGGTGGCAAAATTTGTGGAAGAACTTGTTGGTTAA
- the tsaB gene encoding tRNA (adenosine(37)-N6)-threonylcarbamoyltransferase complex dimerization subunit type 1 TsaB yields the protein MALILSIDTATTTGSVSLARDGKTLQTLVNEQQQDHAAAIVLYVQQIFREQGVTADDLDAIAVSAGPGSYTGLRVGVATAKGLCYAWNKPLLAVSTLQMMAQGALDAVKDTTAWYCPMLDARRQEVFTAIYDASLQPVMEPQALVLEPASFDAWLAQKKIYFFGNGSPKWATMLPSVDNAEFIPYEMSAADMAPLAEQLFHQKSFADLAYFSPFYLKGFYFPQKH from the coding sequence ATGGCATTAATACTTAGCATAGATACTGCTACAACGACAGGTTCGGTTAGTCTTGCCCGTGATGGGAAAACATTGCAGACATTAGTCAATGAGCAGCAGCAGGACCATGCGGCAGCTATTGTATTGTATGTGCAGCAGATTTTCCGTGAGCAGGGTGTTACAGCCGACGACCTGGATGCGATTGCAGTGAGTGCGGGTCCGGGTTCGTATACGGGTCTGCGTGTGGGAGTAGCTACTGCCAAAGGGTTGTGTTATGCCTGGAACAAGCCGCTGCTGGCTGTTTCCACGCTGCAGATGATGGCACAGGGTGCCCTTGATGCAGTGAAGGATACGACTGCCTGGTATTGTCCTATGCTGGATGCACGCCGGCAGGAAGTATTTACTGCTATTTATGATGCCTCCCTGCAGCCTGTTATGGAGCCGCAGGCGCTTGTGCTGGAGCCGGCTTCCTTTGATGCCTGGCTGGCGCAGAAAAAGATTTATTTTTTTGGTAACGGTAGCCCTAAATGGGCCACCATGTTGCCTTCCGTCGATAATGCCGAGTTTATTCCCTATGAAATGAGTGCCGCAGATATGGCACCGCTCGCTGAACAGTTATTCCACCAAAAATCCTTCGCAGATCTGGCGTATTTCAGCCCTTTTTACCTCAAAGGCTTTTATTTCCCCCAAAAACACTAA
- a CDS encoding 3-hydroxyacyl-CoA dehydrogenase family protein, with protein sequence MNILVIADAQRYDELRQRDFSRHQVQWKTNLEDVLSVKAFDLVIDLLFDDRPEHAAVYAKNPGVPVLAGMVKTSLSEVMNQYAFEQGFNIMGCNFLPGFISLPMLEVTLMDDGQQQVLDDIMYQLNWECTLVADTTGMVTPRVVCMIINEAYLTAEEGTASRDDIDTSMRLGTNYPFGPFEWCERIGVKHVYEVLKAVHDVTGDDRYEVAALLQTEYEAI encoded by the coding sequence ATGAATATCCTCGTAATAGCAGATGCGCAGCGGTATGACGAGTTGAGGCAAAGGGATTTTTCCAGGCATCAGGTACAATGGAAGACCAATCTGGAGGATGTTTTGTCGGTGAAAGCGTTTGATCTGGTGATAGATCTCCTTTTTGATGACCGGCCGGAGCATGCAGCGGTGTACGCCAAAAATCCAGGTGTGCCGGTGTTGGCGGGTATGGTAAAGACTTCCTTATCGGAGGTGATGAACCAATATGCATTTGAGCAGGGCTTCAATATAATGGGCTGTAATTTTCTGCCGGGGTTTATCAGTTTGCCGATGCTGGAGGTAACGTTGATGGATGATGGTCAGCAGCAGGTGCTGGATGATATCATGTATCAGCTCAACTGGGAATGTACGCTGGTAGCGGATACTACGGGGATGGTGACACCAAGGGTGGTATGTATGATCATCAATGAGGCTTATCTGACGGCAGAGGAAGGTACTGCTTCCCGCGATGATATTGATACCTCTATGCGGTTGGGTACCAATTATCCGTTTGGACCTTTTGAATGGTGTGAGCGAATAGGTGTGAAACATGTGTATGAAGTGCTGAAGGCAGTGCACGATGTTACTGGTGATGACCGGTATGAGGTGGCGGCCTTACTACAAACAGAATACGAGGCGATATAA
- a CDS encoding RidA family protein: MEKQIINTNQAPAPIGPYNQAVKAGNTLYVSGQVPLDPVTGELVKSGIVDEAHLVMKNLQAILKEAGLSFDAVVKATIFLTDMNDFPKVNEVYGSYFSGNYPARETVQVAALPRGVNVEISVIAIAG, translated from the coding sequence ATGGAAAAGCAAATCATCAATACCAATCAGGCGCCCGCTCCTATCGGGCCTTATAACCAGGCTGTAAAAGCTGGTAATACCCTCTATGTGTCCGGCCAGGTACCACTGGACCCTGTTACCGGAGAACTGGTAAAATCAGGCATCGTGGATGAAGCCCATCTGGTCATGAAAAACCTGCAGGCCATCCTGAAAGAAGCCGGTCTGTCCTTCGATGCGGTAGTGAAAGCCACTATCTTCCTCACCGACATGAATGATTTCCCTAAAGTGAATGAAGTATACGGAAGTTATTTCAGTGGCAACTACCCTGCCCGCGAAACCGTGCAGGTGGCCGCTTTACCAAGAGGAGTGAATGTGGAGATCTCTGTAATAGCAATCGCTGGTTAG
- a CDS encoding murein L,D-transpeptidase yields the protein MTVRFYTAFSLLTLIIFAACQQNGGLRKKLRIRDTTHYTKEEYIEASLDSNILNKFLASNTTYDAYDAYIRNFYQKRDYHYAWVNKDSLTEQAANFINMMKNDAADGIKDSSLMNPELQRITDSLLVGEAGLKVSDTARSRIEILLTAQFFAYGNKVWGGFTADSAKDLEWFIPRKKIDMESLLDSVVRKKSNAFEEDEPVNRQYKLLRNALKKLAGLEASAKWDSIHIAKNTFKKGDSAHVIATIKGRLEALGDLAVKDSSQRFTPELDSAVRSFQERMGLKVDGIIKQSTVDALNTPLQQRIRQILVNMERSRWVPLEPTTDYILVNIPAFTMYVYDKGKLDWSCNVVVGKPGANSVIFSKELRYVVFSPYWNVPPGILVKEVLPGLKRSGAGYLARQNMEIVGSSGKVIPPGSINFSKYSGGNFPYIVRQRPGGKNSLGKVKFLFPNEYNIYLHDTPARYLFGENKRSFSHGCIRIAEPKHLAEWLLRSDSSWTDQKIDDAMNAGKEKFVTIKDKVPVFIVYFTSFVDSKGRLNFRDDVYGHDARLATTLFSKL from the coding sequence ATGACCGTACGTTTTTACACCGCCTTCTCTTTATTGACCCTGATTATTTTTGCCGCCTGCCAACAAAATGGAGGTTTGCGTAAAAAGCTGAGAATAAGAGATACTACGCATTACACTAAAGAAGAGTATATTGAAGCATCTCTGGACAGTAACATCCTGAATAAATTTCTCGCCTCCAATACCACCTACGATGCGTATGATGCCTACATCCGTAACTTCTATCAGAAGAGGGACTATCACTACGCCTGGGTCAATAAGGACTCTCTGACAGAACAGGCCGCCAACTTCATCAACATGATGAAAAACGATGCTGCTGACGGCATCAAAGACAGCAGCCTGATGAACCCTGAACTGCAGCGGATCACCGATTCACTCCTCGTAGGAGAAGCAGGTCTGAAAGTCAGCGATACCGCTCGCTCAAGGATTGAAATATTGCTGACAGCACAGTTCTTTGCCTACGGCAACAAAGTATGGGGCGGCTTCACCGCAGATTCTGCAAAAGACCTGGAATGGTTTATCCCCCGCAAAAAAATTGATATGGAGAGTCTGCTGGACTCTGTCGTGCGCAAAAAATCCAACGCCTTCGAAGAAGATGAGCCGGTAAACAGACAGTATAAACTGCTGCGTAACGCGCTGAAAAAACTGGCCGGCCTTGAAGCCTCCGCCAAATGGGACTCCATCCACATCGCAAAAAATACCTTCAAAAAAGGTGATTCTGCCCACGTCATCGCCACCATCAAAGGAAGACTGGAAGCACTGGGTGACCTTGCCGTAAAAGACAGCAGCCAGCGTTTTACGCCGGAACTGGACAGCGCTGTCAGGTCATTCCAGGAACGCATGGGCCTGAAAGTAGATGGTATCATCAAACAATCTACCGTAGATGCCCTCAACACACCACTACAACAGCGTATCCGCCAGATACTGGTGAATATGGAGCGCTCCCGCTGGGTTCCGCTGGAACCCACTACCGACTATATTCTGGTAAACATACCGGCCTTTACGATGTATGTGTACGACAAAGGAAAACTGGACTGGAGCTGTAATGTAGTGGTAGGAAAACCCGGCGCCAATTCCGTAATATTCAGCAAAGAGCTGCGTTATGTTGTGTTTAGTCCGTATTGGAATGTACCTCCGGGTATCCTGGTAAAAGAAGTGTTGCCGGGCCTTAAACGCAGTGGAGCAGGCTATCTGGCCCGTCAGAATATGGAGATTGTTGGTTCCAGTGGTAAGGTGATTCCTCCCGGTTCCATCAACTTCAGTAAATATTCCGGTGGTAACTTCCCTTATATTGTAAGACAGCGCCCGGGTGGTAAAAACTCATTGGGTAAAGTAAAATTCCTGTTCCCGAACGAATATAATATTTACCTGCATGATACACCGGCCCGTTATCTTTTCGGGGAAAACAAACGTTCTTTCAGTCACGGTTGTATCAGGATAGCAGAACCCAAACACCTCGCCGAATGGCTGTTACGCAGCGACTCCTCCTGGACAGACCAGAAGATCGATGACGCCATGAACGCCGGCAAGGAAAAATTTGTAACGATAAAAGATAAGGTACCGGTATTCATCGTGTATTTCACCTCCTTCGTGGACAGCAAAGGAAGACTGAATTTCCGTGACGACGTGTATGGTCACGATGCAAGACTGGCAACGACTTTATTCAGCAAACTATAA
- a CDS encoding Rne/Rng family ribonuclease has translation MNKELIINAAPTGVEIALLEDKKLVELHHESGNPNFAVGDLYLGKVKKLIPGLNAAFVDVGFEKDAFLHYTDLSPYIRSILKFTATAISDKTPEGFDFTKFKNEPEIVKTGKITDVLGGKPNILVQILKEPISSKGPRLSCEISLPGRFIVLTPFNDIVAVSKKIHSSEERKRLQKIVEAIKPPNFGVIVRTAAEGKKTAELHEDLTTLVQTWKNIQSNLNGAQAPQKILSEQTKTTSILRDLLNESFNRIVINDKNIYTDTKTYIQKIAPEKQDIVNYYNNGSPIFDNFGITRQVKASFGKTVNLDSGVYLIIEATEALHVIDVNSGYKSSSNNQEQNALASNLEAAAEIARQLRLRDLGGIIIIDFIDMKLPENKKTVFEAMEKFMAQDRAKHTILPISKFGLMQITRQRVKPEITISVAEDCPTCKGTGKIGASMLILEDIEKNLQYLLNHQHKGLTIRIHPILYAYLTKGFLTSKQWKWYFQYKKWIKLKADSNYHLTEYRFFDANDEEIKL, from the coding sequence TTGAATAAGGAACTTATTATAAATGCGGCTCCCACAGGAGTGGAAATTGCGTTACTGGAAGATAAAAAGTTAGTTGAACTGCACCACGAAAGCGGTAACCCTAACTTCGCAGTAGGCGATTTATACCTGGGCAAGGTAAAAAAGCTGATACCCGGCTTAAATGCTGCATTTGTGGACGTAGGCTTCGAGAAGGATGCCTTTTTACATTATACGGATCTCAGCCCCTATATCCGTTCCATTCTTAAATTTACTGCAACTGCCATCAGCGATAAAACCCCTGAAGGATTTGATTTCACTAAGTTTAAAAATGAACCGGAAATAGTAAAGACCGGTAAAATTACAGACGTACTGGGCGGTAAACCCAATATCCTCGTACAGATTCTGAAAGAACCCATTTCCTCCAAAGGCCCACGCCTGAGCTGCGAAATCTCTCTTCCCGGAAGATTCATCGTGTTAACACCCTTTAACGATATTGTTGCCGTTTCCAAAAAAATCCATTCTTCCGAAGAAAGAAAAAGACTGCAGAAAATCGTGGAAGCGATCAAACCGCCTAACTTCGGCGTGATCGTTAGAACCGCTGCGGAAGGAAAGAAAACCGCAGAGCTGCACGAAGACCTGACCACCCTCGTTCAAACCTGGAAAAATATCCAGTCCAACCTGAACGGTGCCCAGGCCCCGCAGAAAATACTGAGTGAACAAACAAAAACCACCAGTATCCTCCGCGATCTGCTGAATGAAAGCTTTAACCGGATCGTGATCAACGATAAAAATATCTACACGGATACCAAAACTTATATCCAGAAGATCGCACCGGAAAAACAGGATATTGTTAACTACTATAACAACGGCTCTCCTATCTTCGATAACTTCGGCATCACCCGCCAGGTAAAGGCTTCCTTCGGGAAAACCGTCAACCTCGACAGCGGTGTTTACCTCATTATTGAAGCTACCGAAGCATTACATGTCATAGATGTCAACAGTGGCTATAAAAGCTCCAGCAACAACCAGGAACAGAACGCTCTTGCCTCCAACCTGGAAGCCGCCGCCGAAATAGCCCGCCAGCTGCGCCTGCGCGACCTCGGAGGTATCATCATCATCGATTTTATCGATATGAAACTGCCGGAAAACAAAAAGACCGTATTTGAAGCTATGGAGAAATTCATGGCACAGGACAGGGCGAAACATACCATCCTGCCCATCTCCAAATTCGGCCTGATGCAGATCACCCGCCAGCGCGTAAAACCGGAAATCACCATCTCCGTAGCCGAAGATTGTCCTACCTGCAAAGGAACCGGCAAAATCGGCGCATCCATGCTTATACTGGAAGATATCGAGAAAAATCTGCAGTACCTCCTGAACCACCAACACAAAGGTCTTACCATCCGGATACATCCGATCCTGTACGCGTATCTGACCAAAGGCTTCCTGACATCCAAACAATGGAAATGGTATTTCCAATACAAAAAATGGATCAAACTGAAAGCTGACTCCAACTATCATCTTACTGAATATCGCTTCTTCGACGCTAATGATGAAGAGATTAAATTATAA
- a CDS encoding M48 family metallopeptidase → MRKSQVLLVGAAVALLVVLYAFGRTIPRSDKQAMSTAAPMQGGQGVEPIAFSELLETAKGKIPAEKLLQINTIETNVIRGDVNAQQIAAYKQLYNTWDSLNQLPVAAYYLGQAAKLENSEKSLTFAANLFLAHLQHAQDPRIAKWEADQATTLFDQAILLNPANDTLKMSQAMVYMNTGEPMKGVAKMKEVVAKNPDNIDAQVTLANLAIRSGQFDKAIERLEGVMQKHPDDAKVLFVLAESYRSKGNTKKALELFEKSKQAMKDPELKKEVDNYIKDIR, encoded by the coding sequence ATGCGAAAGTCACAAGTTCTCCTGGTTGGTGCCGCTGTAGCACTATTGGTGGTTTTATATGCCTTTGGCCGAACTATCCCCCGGTCAGATAAGCAAGCTATGTCAACTGCCGCTCCTATGCAGGGCGGACAGGGTGTAGAGCCTATTGCCTTTTCCGAACTGCTGGAAACGGCTAAAGGGAAAATTCCTGCTGAAAAATTATTACAGATCAACACAATTGAAACCAACGTTATACGTGGCGATGTGAATGCCCAGCAAATAGCTGCGTACAAACAATTGTATAACACCTGGGACAGCCTGAACCAGCTGCCCGTAGCGGCTTATTATCTCGGACAGGCCGCTAAGTTGGAAAATTCCGAAAAAAGCCTCACCTTTGCAGCCAATTTGTTTCTGGCACACCTGCAACATGCTCAGGATCCAAGGATAGCAAAATGGGAAGCCGACCAGGCAACCACCCTGTTTGATCAGGCGATTCTGCTGAATCCGGCCAATGACACCCTGAAGATGTCGCAAGCTATGGTGTATATGAACACCGGCGAACCGATGAAAGGGGTGGCAAAGATGAAAGAGGTGGTCGCCAAAAATCCTGACAACATCGACGCACAGGTTACATTGGCTAACCTGGCCATTAGATCAGGCCAGTTCGATAAAGCTATCGAAAGACTGGAAGGCGTTATGCAGAAACATCCGGATGATGCCAAAGTACTGTTTGTACTGGCAGAATCCTACAGAAGCAAAGGGAACACTAAAAAAGCACTGGAATTGTTTGAAAAAAGCAAACAGGCTATGAAAGACCCGGAGCTGAAAAAAGAAGTTGATAATTATATCAAAGATATCCGATAA
- a CDS encoding HU family DNA-binding protein: MRKADLINNIAEKTGIPKVDVLVTLEAMFKEVKEALANGEHIYIRGFGSFITKKRAAKIGRNIKKNVAVEIPEHFIPAFKPSKEFVAEVKKLKSS; the protein is encoded by the coding sequence ATGAGAAAAGCTGATTTAATAAACAACATTGCTGAAAAAACCGGCATCCCCAAAGTAGATGTGTTAGTCACACTGGAGGCTATGTTTAAAGAGGTGAAAGAAGCCCTGGCCAACGGTGAGCACATTTATATCCGTGGGTTTGGCAGTTTTATCACCAAGAAAAGAGCCGCCAAGATTGGCCGTAACATCAAGAAGAACGTGGCTGTGGAGATCCCGGAGCATTTTATTCCGGCGTTCAAACCATCGAAAGAATTTGTTGCTGAGGTAAAGAAGCTTAAAAGTTCTTAG
- the mutY gene encoding A/G-specific adenine glycosylase, with protein sequence MADSRLFFTEKLLEWNQLSNTRTMPWKGEKDPYRIWLSEIILQQTRVEQGLPYYEKFIKNYPNAKKLAAAPEEEVFRLWQGLGYYARCKNMLAAAREIATTYNGKFPGEYEQIKALKGIGTYTAAAIASFGFQLPYAVLDGNVYRVLSRYFGIETPIDTTAGKKQFGDLAQELLPASQSAAYNQSIMDFGAVVCKPQQPACGTCPLNRKCQARQQQLVDVLPVKSKKLQIKKRYFNHLLVELKDNIYIRKRTEKDIWQNLHEFILIETSEAAELDELRQQETFRHLFENVPFTVVNVSAPVKQQLTHQTIHSRFFTLEVEQPLPLPEHLLVSRKKLDNYAFPKTITDFLHSKRLQLF encoded by the coding sequence ATGGCCGATTCCCGACTTTTTTTTACAGAAAAACTATTGGAATGGAACCAGCTCAGCAATACCCGGACCATGCCCTGGAAGGGCGAAAAGGACCCCTATCGTATATGGCTATCCGAAATCATTTTGCAGCAAACCCGCGTCGAACAAGGATTGCCGTACTATGAGAAATTTATAAAAAACTACCCCAACGCCAAAAAGCTCGCAGCAGCACCGGAAGAAGAGGTATTCCGCCTCTGGCAGGGGCTGGGTTATTACGCCCGCTGTAAAAACATGCTCGCCGCTGCCCGGGAAATAGCCACTACCTATAATGGCAAATTCCCCGGAGAATACGAGCAGATCAAAGCCCTTAAAGGCATCGGCACCTATACCGCCGCCGCCATCGCCTCCTTCGGCTTTCAGCTCCCCTACGCGGTGCTGGACGGCAACGTGTACCGCGTACTCTCCCGCTACTTCGGCATCGAAACACCCATAGACACCACCGCCGGCAAAAAACAGTTCGGCGACCTAGCCCAGGAACTGCTCCCGGCCAGCCAGTCTGCCGCCTACAACCAAAGCATCATGGACTTTGGCGCCGTAGTCTGCAAACCGCAACAGCCCGCCTGTGGTACCTGCCCGCTTAACAGAAAATGCCAGGCCAGGCAGCAGCAACTCGTAGACGTGCTCCCCGTAAAATCCAAAAAACTACAGATCAAAAAACGTTATTTCAACCATCTCCTGGTGGAACTGAAAGACAATATCTATATCCGCAAACGGACCGAAAAAGATATCTGGCAAAATCTGCACGAATTTATCCTGATAGAAACTTCAGAGGCGGCAGAGCTCGACGAACTCCGGCAACAGGAGACTTTCCGGCACCTGTTTGAAAATGTTCCCTTTACGGTTGTAAACGTTTCAGCTCCAGTCAAACAGCAGCTCACCCACCAAACCATACACAGCCGCTTTTTCACTCTGGAAGTCGAACAGCCGCTCCCTTTACCCGAACATCTGCTCGTTTCCCGTAAAAAGCTGGACAATTACGCTTTCCCGAAAACAATTACCGATTTTCTGCATAGCAAAAGACTGCAATTATTCTGA
- a CDS encoding single-stranded DNA-binding protein, whose product MRGVNKVILIGNLGRDPDVQFLEGNIAVAKFSLATTETFKDRAGKLISQTEWHTVVLWRGLAELAQKYLHKGSLVYIEGRLRTRSWEDKEGNKKFATEVVGDNLVMLDKRMDLNSTDHPIPHHSSTGSSTGENFAGNMEIPPSLNEPADDLPF is encoded by the coding sequence ATGAGAGGTGTTAACAAAGTAATCCTGATAGGCAATTTAGGCAGAGACCCGGACGTTCAGTTTCTTGAAGGAAATATCGCGGTAGCGAAATTTTCACTGGCAACCACAGAAACCTTTAAGGACAGGGCAGGGAAACTCATTTCGCAAACAGAATGGCATACCGTAGTGCTTTGGCGGGGATTGGCCGAACTCGCACAGAAATACCTGCACAAAGGCAGTCTCGTATACATTGAAGGCCGTTTACGCACCCGCAGCTGGGAAGACAAGGAAGGCAATAAAAAATTTGCCACTGAAGTTGTAGGAGACAACCTGGTTATGCTGGATAAACGCATGGACCTCAATAGCACTGATCACCCCATACCTCACCATAGCAGTACAGGATCTTCAACCGGAGAAAATTTCGCTGGTAACATGGAAATACCCCCTTCGTTGAACGAGCCCGCAGACGATCTGCCATTTTAG